A genomic stretch from Etheostoma cragini isolate CJK2018 chromosome 8, CSU_Ecrag_1.0, whole genome shotgun sequence includes:
- the si:ch211-87j1.4 gene encoding transmembrane protein 178B, which translates to MAAMRTLTAAGLFLAFCALGLIAVAISTDNWYETDARRHRERCKNYSNKRNDPGYIYISNNNLPLRMLPKERNVERRNDEMLLRAKRHFLPPAPAMESLCSRQFNSTITGLWKKCHRGGFDLEIEDLIFKGLVPRCTPIKYYYSSSALPRNLPINLTKTIRQDEWHALHLQRMTASFVGMAIAIILFGWIIGVLGCCKKHDLMQYVAGLLFLMGGTCCIISLCTCVAGINFELSRYPRYMFGIPEDISHGYGWSMFCAWGGLGLTLLAGFLCTLAPSLYPPHTPVVHKPRQENGCV; encoded by the exons ATGGCTGCTATGAGGACTTTAACCGCGGCAGGTCTCTTTTTGGCATTTTGCGCTTTGGGACTGATAGCAGTAGCGATCAGCACTGACAACTGGTACGAGACTGACGCGAGGAGGCACCGGGAACGCTGCAAGAATTATTCAAACAAAAGAAACGACCCCGGCTACATTTACATCTCCAACAACAACCTTCCACTTCGCATGTTgccaaaagagagaaatgtggaGAGGAGGAACGACGAAATGCTGCTTCGGGCTAAGCGGCACTTCTTGCCTCCTGCCCCGGCAATGGAGTCTCTTTGCAGTCGGCAATTCAACTCCACCATCACTGGACTGTGGAAAAAGTGCCACCGAGGAGGGTTTGACTTGGAGATTGAGGATTTGATCTTTAAAG GATTGGTTCCGCGCTGCACACCAATAAAATACTACTACTCATCATCAGCGCTGCCCAGAAATCTGCCAATCAATCTGACGAAGACAATAAGGCAGGACGAGTGGCATGCGCTCC ACCTCCAGAGGATGACTGCCAGTTTTGTAGGCATGGCCATTGCCATCATCCTGTTCGGTTGGATCATAGGCGTGCTGGGCTGCTGCAAGAAGCATGATCTAATGCAGTATGTGGCTGGACTTCTCTTCCTCATGGGAG GGACATGCTGCATTATCTCCCTGTGCACATGTGTGGCTGGGATCAACTTTGAACTATCCCGCTATCCTCGCTACATGTTTGGAATTCCAGAGGACATCAGTCACGGTTATGGATGGTCCATGTTTTGTGCTTGGGGTGGTCTTGGCCTGACATTGCTGGCTGGCTTCCTGTGTACACTTGCTCCGTCCCTCTACCCGCCACACACACCTGTGGTGCACAAGCCCAGGCAGGAGAATGGGTGTGTGTGA
- the spi1a gene encoding transcription factor PU.1a yields the protein MMERYVIASASEEIIPNEPQNYRPTAELYPYLNVGEIYEDHRWTFHTERVQPTDFENSPVSHLIELQSVSPQQLVQPYRFSSESLPLHLDPPLGPLSVSSQIPHYNPSLCYQYQPSASPGHYYSEEEQRGISPPLEVSEGEDELDHNHSSFRKDNSNKKKIRLYQFLLDLLRNGDMSDSIWWLDQDKGIFQFSTKHKEVLASHWGTQKGNRKKMTYQKMARALRNYGKSGEIKKVKKKLTYQFSEEVLRNLYLRPYPH from the exons ATGATGGAGAGATATGTCATTGCATCT GCGTCAGAGGAAATCATTCCAAATGAACCACAGAATTATCGACCAACTGCAGAGCTGTACCCTTACCTTAATGTGGGGGAGATTTATGAAG ACCACAGATGGACCTTCCACACGGAACGCGTCCAGCCGACGGACTTTGAGAATTCTCCGGTGAGTCACCTCATCGAGCTTCAGTCTGTGTCTCCTCAACAACTGGTTCAGCCATACCGCTTCAGCAGTGAGTCTCTGCCCCTTCACCTGGACCCACCGCTCGGacctctctctgtgtcatcACAA ATCCCACATTACAACCCATCCCTGTGCTACCAGTACCAGCCCTCTGCCTCGCCTGGACATTACTACTCAGAAGAGGAACAAAGAGGAATCAGCCCCCCCCTCGAGGTATCAGAAGGGGAGGATGAACTTGACCATAACCACTCCTCCTTCAGGAAAGACAATA gcaacaagaaaaaaatccgCTTGTACCAGTTCCTCCTGGATTTGCTAAGAAACGGAGACATGAGTGACAGTATCTGGTGGTTGGACCAGGACAAGGGCATCTTTCAGTTctccacaaaacacaaagaagttCTGGCCAGCCACTGGGGAACTCAGAAGGGAAACCGCAAAAAAATGACCTACCAAAAAATGGCTCGAGCTCTGAGGAACTACGGTAAATCTGGAgagattaaaaaagtaaagaagaagCTAACCTACCAGTTCAGTGAGGAAGTGCTGAGAAACCTCTATTTACGTCCGTATCCCCACTGA